From a region of the Coffea arabica cultivar ET-39 chromosome 3e, Coffea Arabica ET-39 HiFi, whole genome shotgun sequence genome:
- the LOC113737732 gene encoding putative UPF0481 protein At3g02645: protein MSNSFFSSSTSEQRWVDQFNKHFIIYIGNRPSIFRVPSKVLETKPEAYVPRQLGLGAYHHFRPDLDDDMESKKLEQIKKFLKPEQYNNFKNLIVDKVKELEQPIRACYNNYVDLDRDTLAWIMAIDGTYLLYLLNTSKSINRRLSDDVLKLENQIPAIVLKKINNVLRVTKGDEINSSKPLFSEFHNFYNTQSPLELCSESQIDLDHATSNHLLDSLYQLTMKNWNLPDFVFSPSKNTQENAGSSAIQLSLGQSGNQPLNPSQSSTTTIGLTEPLIPTDEEPNQLLQQAATLLANLTGQKPLMLMAKLPLHEGMELFNLFKKVIPVNNVEEIKIPSVTQLHQITRIDFRKWTQKGIGIKYNEGENVLYLPIMKLNPNSEVILRNLKAYEEASASPGSSIKFSEYLDFMCGIIDTAKDVKFLKERAIIDSKMGNQEIADLFNGIQKSSRSDGQKDGIELTIDELNKGYDDSFRIKMWTYLRQHFRPSEVCVRIFLYVLIVVLLAFQAFCDVYGCSSRWFGKKS, encoded by the coding sequence ATGTCTAACTCATTTTTCAGTTCAAGCACAAGTGAGCAAAGATGGGTGGATCAGTTCAACAAACATTTCATCATATATATTGGCAACAGACCTTCCATCTTTAGAGTCCCCAGCAAAGTATTGGAGACAAAGCCAGAAGCCTATGTCCCTCGGCAACTAGGCTTAGGAGCATATCATCATTTTCGACCCGATCTCGATGACGACATGGAGAGCAAAAAGCTTGAGCAGATCAAGAAATTCTTGAAGCCTGAGCAGTACAACAATTTCAAGAACTTAATTGTTGATAAGGTGAAAGAACTCGAGCAGCCTATACGCGCATGCTACAACAATTACGTGGATCTTGATCGCGATACTTTGGCTTGGATCATGGCTATTGATGGTACATACTTACTTTACCTGTTAAACACTTCTAAATCTATTAACAGGCGTTTATCTGATGATGTACTGAAGCTTGAGAATCAAATCCCGGCAATTGTGTTGAAGAAAATCAACAATGTTTTACGTGTAACTAAAGGCGATGAGATCAACTCGAGTAAACCATTGTTTTCAGAGTTTCACAACTTCTACAATACACAATCTCCCCTTGAATTGTGCAGTGAAAGTCAGATTGACCTTGATCATGCCACTAGTAATCATCTTTTAGATTCTTTGTATCAGTTGACGATGAAGAATTGGAATTTGCCTGATTTTGTATTTAGCCCAAGTAAAAACACACAAGAAAATGCTGGATCATCAGCAATTCAGTTATCTTTGGGGCAAAGTGGAAACCAACCATTGAATCCTTCTCAGAGCTCGACCACAACCATAGGCCTTACGGAGCCATTGATCCCCACTGACGAAGAACCCAATCAATTACTTCAGCAAGCTGCGACTCTTTTAGCTAATTTAACAGGGCAAAAGCCCCTTATGCTGATGGCAAAGTTGCCACTGCACGAGGGGATGGAGCTTTTCAATCTTTTCAAGAAGGTTATCCCAGTTAACAATGTGGAGGAAATCAAAATTCCTTCAGTGACACAACTACATCAAATTACCAGAATAGACTTCCGAAAATGGACACAGAAAGGCATTGGAATTAAGTACAATGAGGGTGAAAACGTACTTTACCTACCCATCATGAAGTTGAACCCTAATTCAGAAGTGATTTTGAGAAATCTCAAGGCCTATGAAGAAGCCTCAGCCAGCCCTggttcaagtatcaaattttCAGAATATTTGGATTTTATGTGTGGCATAATTGATACTGCTAAGGATGTGAAGTTTTTGAAGGAAAGGGCAATTATAGATAGCAAAATGGGAAATCAAGAAATTGCTGATCTATTTAATGGGATACAAAAATCCAGTAGGTCAGATGGGCAGAAGGATGGAATAGAATTGACCATTGATGAATTGAATAAAGGATATGATGATTCATTCAGGATCAAAATGTGGACATATCTGAGGCAACATTTTAGACCATCAGAAGTTTGTGTCAGAATTTTTCTTTATGTATTAATAGTGGTGCTGCTAGCTTTTCAAGCTTTTTGCGATGTCTATGGCTGCAGTTCTCGCTGGTTTGGCAAGAAGTCATAG
- the LOC113737733 gene encoding F-box protein At5g65850-like, translating into MEKIKGSRVSRLHIPDDVTFNILKRLSAKSLMRFKSVCKSWNSLICDPCFADCHHIRSQTRPDASYILFYLFRPNYKALALFPTNSEKASLSNQLPVHKLYPRFIPCTNVVNGLICLCSPNNLGLLHLLNVTTGEKIALPPGKRCHVFGYRQLHRPHYHLGFDPVTKKYKLLYFHKDTRTNIIIQCLILTIGSKSWRAIDCPEPPILSGTTISVDGAIYWKDKTFISGKKVVLYFDIGEEKFGAVAAPPETDGTEGTTTSLIQLGMNVAFLSIDNKSRNWMSWSLNKADQVWVKDEKYFKDSFLGYWDCVDRIIGTTNTGEVMLTVLKRRKPWYFHMEEEKHGRSEFYDMETGKSRTTSTLTLPRLPVETTNWDPVLGDVAASNQVENIGDVAATHHVENILPLRSLCE; encoded by the coding sequence ATGGAAAAAATTAAGGGATCAAGGGTTTCAAGACTTCACATCCCAGATGATGTGACCTTCAACATCCTTAAAAGACTCTCAGCCAAATCGCTGATGAGATTCAAAAGCGTTTGCAAGTCGTGGAATTCCCTAATTTGCGATCCTTGTTTCGCCGATTGCCACCATATCCGATCCCAGACCAGGCCTGATGCTTCCTATATTTTGTTCTATCtgtttagacctaattacaaaGCATTAGCACTTTTCCCAACAAATTCTGAAAAGGCAAGCCTTTCCAATCAACTTCCTGTCCATAAATTGTACCCAAGATTCATACCTTGCACTAACGTTGTCAATGGCCTAATCTGTTTGTGCAGTCCCAATAATCTTGGGCTCCTTCACCTCCTTAACGTCACTACTGGGGAAAAAATAGCCCTTCCCCCTGGGAAACGATGTCATGTTTTCGGATATCGTCAGTTACATCGGCCCCATTATCACCTAGGATTCGATCCTGTCACCAAGAAGTATAAATTGCTCTATTTCCATAAAGATACAAGAACAAATATCATAATACAATGTCTCATTCTTACAATTGGATCCAAATCATGGAGGGCTATAGATTGTCCGGAACCTCCAATACTAAGTGGAACCACAATTTCAGTTGATGGAGCAATCTATTGGAAGGATAAAACGTTCATCAGTGGCAAAAAAGTTGTACTATATTTTGATATTGGAGAGGAGAAATTTGGAGCTGTTGCTGCTCCTCCTGAAACTGATGGCACTGAAGGAACAACTACTTCACTGATCCAACTTGGGATGAATGTAGCTTTCTTGAGCATTGACAACAAAAGCAGAAATTGGATGTCTTGGTCGCTGAACAAGGCTGATCAGGTGTGGGTGAaggatgaaaaatattttaaggATTCATTTTTGGGTTACTGGGACTGCGTTGATAGAATAATCGGCACCACGAACACGGGCGAAGTCATGCTAACAGTACTCAAGCGAAGAAAACCATGGTATTTTCATATGGAAGAAGAGAAGCACGGCAGATCAGAGTTTTATGATATGGAAACAGGAAAGAGTAGGACTACTTCTACACTAACTCTGCCCAGGCTGCCTGTAGAAACAACCAATTGGGATCCAGTGTTAGGTGATGTTGCTGCCAGTAATCAGGTGGAAAACATTGGAGATGTTGCTGCTACTCATCATGTGGAAAACATTCTCCCTTTGAGATCGCTATGTGAGTAA